One part of the Augochlora pura isolate Apur16 chromosome 3, APUR_v2.2.1, whole genome shotgun sequence genome encodes these proteins:
- the Cad89d gene encoding cadherin 89D: protein MSRSRRTSPKDSTWIRYVAAAALLMLVAGLDRVTGCQFYPIGEYLKFVRVPENLAKGTEILSLEAHPRNHISIMPVDRDEDARFFAYKQANKTHVSLVLAQSLEDLVDTESPRNLLKFRVVCDYNDGGDSMVTSHLSVTVYVEDINDHAPQFVDAPYHVTVDELTPVGVTIFRGIHAVDGDKPNTPNSDVHYAIVKGNEQGKFSLESGHRTALILRKPVDYDNGDREFTLVIAATDRGVPARTTNTTVRITIADNDDLDPKFTRDVYRAKIHEFYPMPEYPIFTQINFSSPIQATDCDMDINVAVRYDIISGNERGFFQLDPKNGTLFLKRAIDLDAEKNLPSNTFTLQIHASQVDNPLKTAAARAEVEVLDLNDNLPEFEVDLYNISIVENLPNGFSVLQVIARDRDQGDNGQFDYELRDPSGAFSVDPKSGWLTVKDQSVLDREKRNHLRMKVLAIERKPSVVRDEDSRRVNGSSVDVEVTLLDANDNNPIFVPGNLYEMVAKSDYKVGTVLGQVHAVDDDLGPNGMVKYRLQKPGNTTSRTPPFHVDEVTGTITVAESPILEGRHAIFVEAADQPANPSERRFSLAVVTIDIFRSNGPESLEPDFVGAPYEFWVGANVPVGTSVGQIRLNDAVKTNDLIYDLLHSYEDGVPFAVEERSGTITVVEEIERFDRSTYDFEAVVTDERDLMLITNVSIHVVDPNDERGIFTRGTTTAPLVFHAKENVPGTYIGQVLPQNSTTGTSATSGARFFIVNQQDVPDISITEDGALYAPQGLDRETRQNYSITVIAESHRGVGVFQVTVIVLDENDHPPMFTASLYEGRILENSPPGTKVNLSSPIAATDRDEGINQNFVFSLHGQGSELFRIHPTTGLVYFEGIDERTLDREAKANYTFKIVATDNGGLRSESELRVSVIDVNDNAPSFIRMIVLPDQGVRVSSEPDTEAAFERNDVLDTGEAVAGSRPHGSRRSPLLLVPENATIGAPIIRLFAEDKDEGGNAAITYSLGNETTSGEDEAGARRFDTTSRRYFHLDPRSAEISVARGLPAGTNIRLLVLAKDTAGLIDNITVRIHVEDVNDHPPIFDKSWYTFDVSEGVYAGYAVGTVRAVDSDFGANGNVTYELVSGNENLEIPQNVSRTFDVAPYEGIIRVTGMLDRETASTHRLVVIARDDGSPRLSSTVEIEVNVVDVNDNAPLFYGYDETENDIKGNTLPLYHASIFENSPIGTQVIKVHANDSDFAGNGNGLILFDLSHQGEAEKQYFAVDSKEGTITTIGNIDYEARRTHRLVVTASDLGSPVSLTSTAVVLVTVVNVDDAQDEAVNELQKSPSFRHRYYEVEVEENVAVPVEVAQLDAADGHQTDHIRYSIVADDSSSREHFSIDSRNGSLYLMTDVDREVNDRYEAKVRVDRVKIGRGMPVMIYPVVGERLNGLAPNEARVVVRVKDVNDNAPRFKSKGRPILAAIPTTAHYGYEVVKVEAEDPDEGANAEIRYQILGREDAPRFAIDPLSGQVRSVASFGRDAGRVFGFDVKATDRRGAENGRSSIANVFVYVLDDQKQVVMVVGRRPMDLEPQLENITAVLQNVTGLDVRVRKLEPHIEKNLIDTTSTDIYLYAIDPHLNVMIDMDTLHNVFHKKKSDIKRELEEYDILDIAGSSPRRSNQRYLLSTLEVGVVVLGCVVFVGALVSALCVTCVRRNKRRKRRQKAMFSTTSPIGFALADPTATLQKPPLFSTFVDGLHYDPEPFCADMPRRQSICEHGANCVRFHAAGAGCRIGGSSKHAGRTTGTPKGLEASATSLHSSGQDSGIVARASCHCSHSSSPSSGESSNGYEDSLKSLQRRERVNDMSRGSHDTASIVGRRANQANTRRRQRFNSLSNGESVYSHEMTLQREQRCCVGTERRRKNEGHTREHRRAHSEAENNITETVIHEHPGTEITLSSSLQNTSSIHGASRSSHMLY, encoded by the exons GACGAGGACGCGCGGTTCTTCGCTTACAAACAGGCGAACAAGACCCACGTGTCGCTGGTGCTGGCGCAGTCCTTGGAGGATCTCGTCGACACGGAGTCGCCGCGGAATCTGCTCAAGTTCCGCGTGGTCTGCGACTACAACGACGGCGGCGACTCGATG GTGACATCGCACCTGTCAGTGACGGTCTACGTGGAGGACATAAACGATCATGCCCCGCAATTTGTCGACGCGCCTTATCACGTAACCGTGGACGAGCTTACGCCAGTCG GTGTCACGATATTCCGTGGGATCCACGCGGTCGACGGCGACAAGCCGAACACGCCGAACAGCGACGTGCACTACGCGATAGTGAAAGGCAACGAGCAGGGGAAATTTTCACTCGAGTCCGGCCACAGAACCGCTCTCATACTACGGAAACCGGTGGACTACGACAACGGCGATCGCGAGTTCACGCTGGTCATCGCGGCCACG GACCGCGGCGTGCCAGCCAGGACGACGAACACCACCGTCAGGATCACGATCGCTGATAACGACGATCTCGACCCGAAGTTCACGCGCGATGTCTACAGGGCCAAGATCCACGAGTTTTATCCGATGCCg GAGTACCCGATCTTCACGCAGATCAACTTCAGCAGCCCGATCCAGGCGACAGACTGCGACATGGACATCAACGTGGCAGTCCGCTACGACATCATCTCCGGTAACGAGCGCGGCTTCTTCCAACTTGACCCGAAGAACGGCACCTTATTCCTGAAGCGTGCCATCGACCTGGACGCGGAGAAGAACCTGCCGTCGAACACGTTCACCTTGCAGATCCACGCGTCGCAGGTGGACAATCCTTTAAAGACCGCAGCGGCCAGAGCCGAGGTCGAAGTGCTGGACTTAAATGACAATCTACCGGAGTTCGAAGTGGACCTGTACAATATCAGCATCGTGGAGAACCTGCCGAACGGTTTCAGCGTGCTGCAGGTGATCGCACGGGATAGAGACCAAGGCGATAACGGCCAGTTCGACTACGAGCTGCGCGACCCTTCCGGCGCGTTCTCGGTGGACCCGAAGTCCGGTTGGCTGACGGTGAAGGACCAATCGGTGCTGGACCGCGAGAAGAGGAACCACCTGCGCATGAAGGTGCTGGCTATCGAGAGGAAGCCAAGTGTGGTGCGCGACGAGGACTCCAGAAGGGTTAACGGGTCGTCGGTGGATGTTGAGGTTACTCTGCTCGATGCCAATGACAATAACCCGATCTTCGTACCTGGCAATCTTTATGAGATGGTTGCTAAGAGCGATTACAAGGTGGGCACTGTGCTCGGCCAGGTACACGCCGTTGATGACGATCTTGGTCCGAATGGTATGGTCAAGTACAGGCTTCAGAAGCCTGGGAACACGACCAGCCGCACGCCGCCGTTCCATGTCGACGAGGTCACTGGCACGATCACTGTCGCCGAGAGTCCGATCCTGGAGGGAAGACACGCCATCTTCGTCGAGGCTGCTGACCAGCCTGCCAATCCCAGCGAGAGGCGATTTTCACTGGCTGTCGTTACTATTGATATCTTCCGGTCCAATG GTCCGGAGTCATTGGAACCAGACTTCGTCGGAGCCCCTTACGAGTTTTGGGTCGGTGCCAATGTGCCGGTCGGCACTAGCGTCGGTCAAATCCGCTTAAACGACGCCGTGAAGACAAACGATTTGATCTACGATCTTCTTCACAGCTACGAGGACGGGG TTCCGTTCGCCGTCGAGGAGCGTTCCGGCACGATCACGGTCGTCGAGGAGATCGAGCGGTTCGACCGGTCGACGTACGATTTCGAGGCGGTCGTTACCGACGAGAGGGACCTGATGCTGATCACAAACGTCTCGATCCACGTGGTCGACCCTAACGACGAGAGGGGGATTTTCACGAG GGGAACGACCACCGCCCCGCTGGTGTTCCACGCTAAGGAGAACGTGCCGGGCACGTACATCGGTCAGGTGCTACCTCAAAACAGCACCACCGGCACGTCCGCGACCAGCGGCGCACGGTTTTTCATCGTCAATCAGCAGGACGTACCCGATATCTCGATCACGGAGGACGGCGCTTTGTACGCGCCGCAGGGCCTCGACCGCGAGACCAGGCAGAATTACAGCATCACCGTAATTGCAGAGAGCCACCGTGGGGTCGGAGTTTTCCAA GTGACAGTGATCGTTCTCGATGAAAACGATCACCCGCCGATGTTCACGGCGTCCTTATACGAAGGACGTATCCTCGAGAACAGCCCACCGGGGACCAAAGTCAATTTGTCGTCCCCCATCGCGGCCACGGACCGTGACGAAGGTATCAATCAAAACTTCGTCTTCAGTCTTCACGGTCAAGGCAGCGAGCTCTTCAGGATCCATCCCACAACCGGTTTAGTCTACTTCGAGGGAATCGATGAGCGCACGCTCGACAGGGAGGCGAAAGCCAACTACACCTTCAAAATCGTCGCCACGGACAACG GCGGGCTACGTTCCGAATCGGAGCTGAGGGTGTCCGTGATCGACGTGAACGACAACGCGCCGAGCTTCATCAGAATGATCGTGCTGCCGGATCAGGGTGTGCGGGTCTCGAGCGAGCCCGATACCGAGGCGGCCTTCGAGAGGAACGACGTGCTCGATACCGGGGAGGCTGTCGCCGGAAGCCGTCCCCACGGCAGCCGTCGATCACCTCTTCTTCTGGTGCCGGAAAACGCGACGATCGGCGCGCCGATAATACGGCTGTTCGCGGAGGACAAGGACGAGGGTGGGAACGCCGCGATAACGTACAGCCTGGGGAACGAGACGACATCCGGCGAGGACGAGGCGGGCGCCCGACGATTCGATACCACCAGCCGACGATATTTCCACCTGGACCCAAGGTCGGCGGAGATATCGGTGGCCAGAGGCCTGCCAGCTGGTACTAACATTCGCCTCCTGGTCCTGGCAAAGGACACCGCCGGTCTGATAGACAACATCACGGTGAGGATCCACGTGGAGGACGTGAACGACCATCCGCCGATCTTCGACAAGTCCTGGTACACGTTCGACGTCTCCGAAGGCGTCTACGCGGGCTACGCGGTGGGCACCGTCCGCGCGGTGGACTCTGACTTTGGAGCGAATGGGAACGTCACTTACGAATTAGTCTCCGGAAACGAGAACCTAGAAATCCCTCAAAACGTGTCTAGAACCTTTGACGTGGCACCCTACGAAGGTATCATCCGAGTAACAGGAATGTTGGACAGAGAAACTGCCAGCACCCATCGCTTGGTGGTGATTGCTCGCGACGACGGCTCTCCTCGGCTAAGCTCGACTGTGGAGATAGAAGTGAACGTCGTGGACGTGAACGACAATGCTCCCTTGTTCTACGGCTACGACGAGACCGAGAATGACATTAAAGGCAATACCTTGCCTCTATACCACGCCTCGATCTTCGAGAACAGCCCTATCGGCACCCAAGTGATCAAGGTGCACGCGAACGACTCCGACTTCGCCGGGAACGGGAATGGTCTGATCCTGTTCGACCTGAGCCACCAGGGCGAGGCGGAGAAGCAGTACTTTGCGGTAGATAGCAAAGAGGGCACGATCACCACGATCGGGAATATAGACTACGAAGCTCGAAGAACACATCGTCTTGTAGTCACTGCCAGCGATCTCGGCTCGCCGGTCAGCCTGACGTCGACGGCGGTGGTTCTTGTGACAGTGGTGAACGTGGACGACGCTCAAGACGAGGCTGTCAACGAGCTGCAGAAGTCGCCTTCGTTCCGGCACAGGTACTACGAGGTAGAAGTCGAGGAGAACGTCGCGGTGCCTGTCGAAGTGGCTCAGCTAGATGCCGCCGACGGTCATCAGACCGATCACATACGGTACAGCATCGTGGCGGACGACTCCAGCTCGCGGGAGCACTTCTCGATAGACTCGAGGAACGGCTCGCTGTATCTGATGACGGACGTGGACAGAGAGGTGAACGATCGATACGAGGCGAAGGTCAGGGTCGACAGGGTGAAGATTGGTCGCGGTATGCCGGTGATGATTTACCCGGTCGTCGGTGAAAGGCTGAATGGTCTGGCGCCTAACGAGGCCAGGGTCGTTGTCAGGGTGAAGGATGTCAACGACAATGCGCCCAGATTCAAGTCAAAGGGCCGGCCCATCCTCGCCGCGATACCCACCACCGCCCATTACGGCTACGAGGTTGTCAAAGTCGAG GCGGAGGATCCGGACGAGGGCGCGAACGCGGAGATCCGTTACCAGATTCTTGGCCGGGAGGACGCCCCGCGGTTCGCCATTGACCCACTCAGCGGTCAAGTACGGTCCGTGGCGAGTTTTGGCCGCGACGCTGGACGCGTGTTCGGCTTCGACGTCAAGGCCACCGACAGACGGGGCGCCGAGAACGGTCGCAGCAGCATCGCCAATGTCTTC GTGTACGTGCTGGACGACCAGAAACAGGTCGTGATGGTCGTCGGACGTAGACCGATGGACTTGGAACCGCAACTCGAGAACATCACTGC aGTACTGCAAAACGTGACGGGTCTGGATGTTCGTGTCAGAAAGTTGGAGCCACACATCGAGAAGAACTTGATCGATACGACGTC CACGGACATTTACCTCTATGCCATCGATCCTCACTTGAACGTCATGATAGACATGGACACGTTGCATAA CGTGTTCCACAAGAAGAAGTCGGACATCAAGCGGGAGCTGGAGGAATACGATATCCTCGACATCGCCGGAAGTTCACCGCGGCGTAGTAATCAACGCTACTTACTGTCCACCCTAGAAGTGGGCGTCGTGGTGCTCGGCTGTGTCGTCTTTGTGGGCGCCCTCGTCAGCGCTCTTTGTGTCACTTGTGTCCGTCGAAATAAACG TCGGAAGCGTCGGCAGAAAGCAATGTTCTCGACGACCAGCCCGATTGGATTCGCATTGGCAGATCCGACCGCGACGCTGCAGAAGCCGCCGCTCTTCTCGACCTTCGTCGACGGCCTTCATTACGACCCAGAACCGTTCTGCGCCGACATGCCGAGGCGGCAGAGCATCTGCGAGCACGGAGCCAACTGTGTTCGCTTCCACGC TGCCGGGGCTGGTTGCAGGATCGGCGGTAGTAGTAAGCACGCCGGGAGGACGACAGGGACCCCGAAAGGCCTCGAGGCATCCGCGACGTCCTTGCATTCCAGCGGTCAGGATTCTGGGATCGTGGCGCGCGCCTCCTGCCACTGCAGTCACTCGTCGAGCCCCTCCAGCGGCGAGAGCAGCAA CGGTTACGAGGACTCACTGAAGTCGCTGCAGCGCCGCGAAAGGGTGAACGACATGTCGCGCGGCAGCCACGACACGGCCAGCATCGTCGGCAGACGAGCGAATCAGGCAAACACAAGGCGACGGCAGCGTTTCAACTCGCTCTCGAACGGCGAGTCGGTCTATTCCCACGAGATGACGTTGCAGAGGGAGCAACGTTGCTGCGTGGGCACGGAGAGGCGACGGAAGAACGAGGGGCACACGCGCGAGCACCGTCGCGCCCATTCCGAAGCGGAGAACAATATCACCGAGACGGTGATACACGAACATCCCGGGACCGAGATCACCCTGTCGAGCTCGTTGCAGAACACGTCGAGCATCCACG GTGCATCGAGGAGCAGCCACATGCTATACTAA